One part of the Stegostoma tigrinum isolate sSteTig4 chromosome 14, sSteTig4.hap1, whole genome shotgun sequence genome encodes these proteins:
- the irs1 gene encoding insulin receptor substrate 1-B gives MATPPEAAPADRDRVSDVRKAGYLRKPKSTHRRFFVLRAASELGPARLEYYENEKKWRQKAGAPKRSLQLESCFNINKRADSKNKYLVALYTRDEYFAVAADCEGEQESWYRALLELHNRAKAPEDPDTGPPADDGAGEASPGPAFKEVWQVVLKPKGLGHSKNLVGIYRLCLTSKTISLVKLNSEAAAVVLQLMNIRRCGHSENFFFIEVGRSAVTGPGEFWMQVDDSVVAQNMHETILEAMKAMSDEFRPRSKSQSASSSNPISVPLRRHLNNPPPSQVGLSRRPRTDSVSATSPAGKHGSFRVRASSDGEGTMPRPASVDGSPVSPSAGRTHAHRHRGGCRLHPPLNHSRSIPMPSSHCSPSATSPVSLSSSSTSGHGSTSDSLFPRRSSASISGSPSDGGFISSDEYGSSPCDFRNSFRSVTPDSLGHTPPAREEQELNNYIHMGKHSSLAPACQNRASQRWTPNKSEDADPDKGFRKRAHSSGTSPPAMMHQKTSSQTSATTFEEYTEMTPSYPSGRLSSSKNSAFVPTHSYPEECLDLQLGEGRRYSQMDDGYMPMSPGVAPVPNKNDYMPMSPKSVSAPQQIINPRQHSHKDGYMMMSPSGSCSPENVNYGKIWTNVGNSKLSVESNDGKLSCSDYINMSPASCSTTSTPPDCFFNPVEEPHKPVCSYFSLPRSFKHIHRKNDESPLRIAVNSGRLLYCEDSSSSTSSDSLGGQDGGHHTVNSAKKEWYIPMKGKLVRPTRLSLDNTKASTLPRTREHPLPPEPKSPGEYVNIEFSDKTFSSSSLSLVEPSSVGGMHSVRQRPPVSEYVNMNSRVDSSKFGYVSKPTGDITNSATACTSSTCRKDRGQASCDYVSMQLVNTCTDLLESSVSNYKEMTVGGGITSSISVLPRAEESSLTTVSDVVAGPTMDQISGRSAFTVLNLVPNRNQGAKVIRVDPQGRRRHSSETFTSTANVTGMTLSYVDHIKRHSSVSFENVWLNKPGDSLVAGAKEQPNDATVQNDCENVMNYIDLDLVNDFKNKGWSSSQHITPHQPHGNTSGGGDELNSYASITFQKPDEIAQPTEREE, from the coding sequence ATGGCGACGCCGCCCGAGGCGGCCCCCGCGGACCGGGACCGGGTGTCGGACGTGAGGAAGGCGGGCTACCTGAGGAAACCCAAGAGCACGCACCGGCGCTTCTTCGTGCTGAGGGCGGCCAGCGAGCTGGGCCCGGCCCGCCTCGAGTACTACGAGAACGAGAAGAAATGGAGGCAGAAGGCGGGCGCCCCGAAGCGCTCCCTGCAGCTGGAGAGCTGCTTCAACATCAACAAGCGGGCCGACTCCAAAAACAAGTACCTGGTGGCCCTCTACACCCGCGACGAGTACTTCGCCGTGGCCGCCGACTGCGAGGGAGAGCAGGAGAGCTGGTACCGGGCCCTACTCGAGCTGCACAACCGGGCCAAGGCGCCCGAGGACCCCGACACCGGGCCCCCGGCGGACGACGGCGCGGGCGAAGCGAGCCCGGGGCCGGCCTTCAAAGAGGTCTGGCAGGTGGTGCTGAAGCCGAAGGGCCTGGGCCACAGCAAGAACCTGGTGGGCATTTACCGGCTGTGCCTGACCAGCAAGACCATCAGCCTGGTCAAGCTGAACTCGGAGGCCGCGGCCGTGGTGCTGCAGCTGATGAACATCCGGAGGTGCGGGCACTCGGAGAACTTCTTCTTCATCGAGGTGGGCCGCTCGGCGGTCACCGGGCCCGGCGAGTTCTGGATGCAGGTCGATGACTCGGTGGTGGCCCAGAACATGCACGAGACCATCCTGGAGGCCATGAAGGCCATGAGCGACGAGTTCCGGCCCCGCAGCAAGAGCCAGTCGGCGTCCAGCTCCAACCCGATCTCGGTGCCCCTCCGGCGGCACCTCAACAACCCGCCGCCCAGCCAGGTGGGCCTGAGCCGCCGCCCCCGCACCGACAGCGTCAGCGCCACCTCGCCGGCCGGCAAGCACGGCTCGTTCCGGGTGCGGGCCTCCAGCGACGGCGAGGGCACCATGCCCAGGCCGGCGTCCGTGGACGGCAGCCCGGTCAGCCCGAGTGCCGGCCGGACGCACGCTCACCGGCACCGGGGTGGCTGCCGGCTGCACCCCCCCCTCAACCACAGCAGGTCTATCCCCATGCCGTCCAGCCACTGCTCCCCTTCGGCCACAAGCCCCGTCAGCCTGTCCTCCAGCAGCACCAGCGGCCACGGGTCCACCTCCGACAGCCTCTTCCCCAGGCGGTCCAGTGCCTCCATCTCGGGCTCACCCAGCGATGGGGGCTTCATCTCCTCCGACGAGTACGGATCCAGCCCGTGTGATTTCAGGAATTCCTTCAGAAGCGTCACCCCGGATTCCTTGGGGCACACTCCTCCTGCGAGGGAGGAGCAGGAGTTGAATAACTACATCCACATGGGGAAGCATTCGAGCCTGGCTCCAGCTTGCCAAAACAGGGCTAGTCAGAGGTGGACCCCCAATAAATCTGAGGATGCAGACCCCGACAAAGGGTTCAGGAAGCGGGCTCATTCATCAGGAACCTCACCGCCCGCAATGATGCACCAAAAGACCTCTTCTCAAACATCTGCCACCACCTTTGAGGAGTACACAGAGATGACTCCATCTTACCCCAGCGGTCGTTTGTCATCCAGTAAAAATTCTGCCTTTGTGCCTACTCACTCATACCCCGAGGAATGCTTGGATCTCCAGCTAGGAGAAGGCAGACGTTACAGCCAAATGGATGATGGCTATATGCCAATGTCACCCGGGGTAGCTCCTGTACCCAATAAAAATGACTACATGCCAATGAGCCCAAAAAGTGTTTCTGCCCCACAGCAGATTATCAATCCACGCCAACATTCTCATAAAGATGGTTACATGATGATGTCCCCGAGTGGCAGCTGCTCTCCCGAAAACGTGAACTATGGGAAAATATGGACTAATGTGGGCAATTCTAAGCTTTCTGTTGAGAGTAATGACGGGAAATTATCATGCAGTGATTACATAAATATGTCTCCAGCAAGTTGCTCAACGACAAGCACTCCACCAGACTGCTTCTTCAATCCAGTTGAAGAACCTCATAAACCCGTTTGCTCTTACTTCTCGCTGCCTCGCTCCTTTAAACACATACATAGAAAGAATGACGAGTCCCCTTTACGGATTGCTGTAAATTCAGGCCGTCTTTTGTATTGTGAGGATTCTTCTTCGTCTACGAGCAGCGATAGTTTAGGAGGCCAAGATGGTGGACATCATACAGTTAACTCTGCTAAAAAGGAATGGTACATACCGATGAAAGGTAAACTTGTACGACCCACTAGGCTGTCACTTGATAACACTAAAGCGAGTACATTGCCCAGAACACGCGAGCATCCCCTTCCTCCAGAGCCAAAAAGCCCAGGCGAGTATGTCAATATTGAATTTAGTGATAAAACCTTTTCTTCTAGTTCATTGTCACTTGTTGAGCCCTCTTCAGTTGGAGGCATGCATTCTGTCCGACAAAGGCCACCTGTGTCAGAATACGTGAATATGAATTCAAGAGTGGACTCATCCAAGTTTGGTTATGTATCAAAACCCACAGGGGACATCACCAACTCTGCAACTGCCTGCACATCCAGTACCTGCAGAAAAGATAGAGGGCAGGCAAGCTGTGATTATGTTAGTATGCAGCTAGTTAACACCTGCACAGACTTGCTGGAATCATCAGTAAGTAACTATAAAGAGATGACAGTTGGTGGAGGTATAACGTCTTCCATTTCTGTTCTACCTCGGGCAGAAGAGAGCTCATTGACCACTGTTTCTGATGTCGTGGCCGGTCCTACGATGGATCAGATTTCAGGGAGGAGTGCCTTTACTGTGCTTAATCTTGTCCCTAATCGAAACCAAGGTGCCAAAGTTATCCGTGTTGATCCCCAAGGAAGAAGAAGACACAGTTCGGAGACTTTTACTTCCACAGCCAATGTGACTGGCATGACCCTATCTTATGTTGATCACATTAAACGCCATAGTTCAGTGTCCTTTGAAAATGTGTGGCTTAACAAACCAGGTGACTCCCTTGTCGCAGGTGCCAAAGAGCAACCAAATGATGCCACAGTGCAGAATGATTGTGAAAATGTTATGAATTACATTGATTTAGACTTGGTAAAcgattttaaaaacaaaggttGGTCCTCCTCTCAGCATATAACCCCTCATCAACCTCACGGAAATACCTCTGGTGGTGGTGATGAACTGAATTCGTATGCAAGCATCACGTTCCAGAAACCGGATGAAATTGCTCAGCCTACAGAAAGGGAAG